From Chlorocebus sabaeus isolate Y175 chromosome 15, mChlSab1.0.hap1, whole genome shotgun sequence, the proteins below share one genomic window:
- the ARL14 gene encoding ADP-ribosylation factor-like protein 14, whose protein sequence is MGLLGSKNPQTKQAQILLLGLDSAGKSTLLYKLKLAKDIITIPTIGFNVEMIELERSLSLTVWDVGGQEKMRTVWGCYCENTDGLVYVVDSTDKQRLEESRRQFEHILKNEHIKNVPVVLLANKQDMPGALTAEDITRMFKVKKLCSDRNWYVQPCCALTGDGLAQGFRKLTGFVKSHMKSRGDTLAFFKQN, encoded by the coding sequence ATGGGTTTGCTGGGTTCTAAAAATCCCCAAACCAAACAAGCCCAAATTCTTCTTTTGGGACTTGACTCAGCTGGGAAGTctactctcctttataaattaaagcTTGCTAAGGATATTATCACCATCCCTACAATAGGTTTCAATGTGGAGATGATCGAGTTGGAAAGGAGCCTTTCGCTCACAGTCTGGGATGTTGGAGGACAGGAGAAAATGAGAACTGTTTGGGGCTGTTACTGTGAGAACACTGATGGGTTGGTGTATGTTGTGGACAGCACAGACAAACAGCGACTGGAAGAGTCTCGGAGACAGTTTGAGCACATTTTGAAGAATGAACACATTAAAAATGTGCCTGTTGTTCTATTAGCCAACAAACAAGACATGCCTGGAGCTCTGACTGCTGAGGACATCACCAGAATGTTCAAAGTGAAGAAGCTTTGCAGTGACCGGAACTGGTATGTGCAACCCTGCTGTGCCCTCACAGGTGACGGGCTGGCCCAGGGGTTCAGGAAATTAACTGGATTTGTGAAGAGCCACATGAAATCAAGAGGAGACACTTTGGCATTCTTCAAGCAGAACTGA